The following proteins are co-located in the Microplitis demolitor isolate Queensland-Clemson2020A chromosome 5, iyMicDemo2.1a, whole genome shotgun sequence genome:
- the LOC103574496 gene encoding LIM/homeobox protein Lhx9 — GGAGLACGGCGRDIAERWYLRAADRAWHCGCLRCCHCRVPLAAELTCFSRDGNIYCKEDYYRLFAVSRCSRCRAGISATELVMRARELVYHVACFVCASCGVPLNKGDHFGQRDGLVYCRPHYEIICCAADYGNTAGSVEDLGSPDVSSLTGYYSANEQSPVASVQKGRPRKRKLSEVSRSEMPVSMRLAAELMHPNELSSSMESLAAYDTSVGSPGPIHQSQRTKRMRTSFKHHQLRTMKSYFAINQNPDAKDLKQLAQKTGLSKRVLQVWFQNARAKWRRNMMRQEGNGGINSVGGNGTGSGCPGTPVPSSTGNSPIIGPSAAAFLGADSNSQPSTSMEDIHALHHLHSGVSSQVSFSDLY, encoded by the exons GGAGGTGCTGGACTTGCTTGCGGTGGCTGCGGGAGAGATATCGCTGAAAGATGGTATCTGCGGGCCGCCGATCGCGCTTGGCACTGCGGATGCTTGAGATGCTGTCATTGCAGGGTTCCTTTGGCTGCTGAATTGACTTGCTTCTCGAGGGATGGAAATATTTACTGCAAAGAAGATTATTACAG ATTGTTCGCGGTCTCAAGATGTTCACGATGTCGAGCTGGAATTTCCGCAACTGAACTCGTGATGAGAGCCAGAGAATTGGTATACCATGTGGCTTGCTTCGTCTGCGCATCTTGCGGGGTGCCGCTTAATAAAGGAGATCACTTTGGACAACGTGATGGTCTTGTTTATTGCAG gccACACTACGAAATAATTTGTTGTGCTGCTGACTATGGAAATACAGCCGGCAGCGTTGAAGACCTCGGCTCTCCAGATGTATCATCCCTCACTGGGTATTACAGCGCAAATGAGCAAAGTCCTGTAGCCTCAGTTCAAAAGGGACGTCCACGAAAACGAAAACTCTCTGAAGTATCCAGATCCGAAATGCCAGTATCCATGCGACTGGCTGCAG AGCTTATGCATCCCAATGAATTGTCATCGTCAATGGAATCGCTGGCCGCGTATGATACATCAGTCGGTTCTCCGGGACCAATTCATCAGAGTCAACGTACTAAACGTATGAGAACGAGCTTTAAGCACCATCAATTACGTACAATGAAGAGTTACTTTGCTATAAATCAGAACCCGGACGCAAAAGATCTTAAGCAATTGGCCCAAAAGACGGGATTATCTAAACGCGTTCTTCAG GTTTGGTTCCAAAACGCTAGGGCCAAGTGGCGTCGAAATATGATGAGACAAGAGGGTAACGGTGGGATCAATAGTGTCGGAGGTAATGGAACTGGAAGTGGATGCCCTGGCACACCGGTTCCTTCATCGACTGGGAACTCACCGATTATTGGACCAAGTGCTGCTGCGTTCCTAGGCGCTGACAGCAATAGCCAGCCATCAACTTCTATGGAAGACATCCATGCACTACATCATCTTCATTCGGGTGTTTCATCACAGGTTTCCTTTTCGGATCTCTATTGA